The proteins below are encoded in one region of Metabacillus dongyingensis:
- a CDS encoding YerC/YecD family TrpR-related protein — translation MQIEKLRGKELDQLFESVLSLKNLEECYRFFDDLCTVNEIQSLAQRLEVARMLREGFTYHKIETETGASTATISRVKRCLNYGNDAYTMALERIQTQETKES, via the coding sequence ATGCAAATTGAAAAATTACGGGGAAAAGAACTCGACCAACTATTTGAATCTGTTTTATCACTAAAAAACCTTGAAGAATGCTATCGGTTCTTCGATGATCTGTGCACAGTGAACGAAATCCAGTCACTTGCCCAGCGTTTAGAAGTGGCACGCATGCTGCGCGAAGGTTTTACCTATCACAAAATTGAAACAGAAACAGGTGCCAGCACGGCAACCATTTCACGCGTAAAACGCTGCCTGAACTATGGCAACGACGCCTACACAATGGCGCTTGAACGCATTCAAACGCAGGAAACAAAGGAGTCTTGA
- a CDS encoding DUF3231 family protein, whose amino-acid sequence MNGKNPICSSELGTLWLTYQEKTLILRILEYFMEKADDQQALNIMGGLWQELNHYVIKIEDIFEQEGVVIPNGFTKEDVNLEAPKLYDNGFDIMFLRILKEISMGMYTLNMNMAYREDVMTIYEGLTTTTQKVYKLATHYLLNNGILTLPPKVTMPKSTEFIKSKNYLNGFRFFGENRALNDIEIGNLHHGIETNHIGMQLVTGFAQCAKNKEVRQYFVKGKELAKKQIKTFEEILLESNVQFSASSGSTVTDSTIPPFSEKLMMFCIYLLNGFGLVGSSFGSIFSLRNDISMKTALIGKDIYVYANEGIKIMIKNGWMEEPPQMGNRT is encoded by the coding sequence TTGAATGGAAAAAATCCTATTTGCTCATCTGAGCTCGGTACACTGTGGCTAACCTACCAGGAAAAAACACTGATTCTTAGAATATTAGAATATTTCATGGAAAAAGCTGATGATCAGCAAGCCTTAAATATTATGGGAGGTTTATGGCAGGAACTCAATCATTATGTAATCAAAATCGAAGACATTTTTGAACAGGAAGGTGTAGTCATTCCTAATGGATTTACTAAAGAAGATGTAAACTTAGAAGCTCCAAAGCTTTACGACAATGGATTTGATATTATGTTTCTTCGTATTTTAAAAGAAATCAGCATGGGTATGTACACCCTTAACATGAATATGGCATACCGTGAAGATGTAATGACCATTTATGAAGGATTAACGACTACTACGCAAAAGGTTTATAAACTGGCTACCCATTATTTACTTAATAATGGCATTCTTACTCTGCCGCCAAAAGTGACCATGCCGAAATCAACGGAATTTATAAAAAGTAAAAACTATTTGAACGGATTTCGTTTCTTTGGTGAAAATCGGGCTTTAAACGACATTGAAATAGGCAATCTCCATCACGGAATCGAAACAAATCATATTGGCATGCAGCTTGTAACCGGTTTTGCACAATGTGCTAAAAACAAAGAAGTTAGACAATATTTTGTAAAAGGAAAAGAACTTGCCAAGAAACAAATAAAAACTTTCGAAGAAATTCTCCTAGAAAGCAATGTTCAGTTCTCAGCTTCTTCGGGGAGTACAGTAACTGATTCGACAATCCCTCCATTTTCTGAAAAGCTAATGATGTTCTGTATTTATCTTCTTAATGGGTTTGGGCTTGTAGGAAGCAGTTTTGGTTCCATTTTCAGTTTAAGAAATGATATATCCATGAAAACAGCATTGATAGGAAAAGATATTTACGTCTACGCCAATGAAGGAATAAAAATTATGATTAAAAATGGCTGGATGGAAGAACCGCCTCAAATGGGAAACAGGACTTGA
- a CDS encoding heptaprenylglyceryl phosphate synthase, with amino-acid sequence MYEVAEWKHVFKLDPDKEISDENLEILCESGTDAIIVGGSDNVTMDNVLNLMSRIRRYLVPCVLEVSEIESIIPGFDLYFIPSVMNSMNTKWVMGLHHEAVKEYGEIMSWDELIVEGYCILNGDCKAAKLTEANTELSADDVMAYARMAEKMFHMPIFYLEYSGTYGDVNVVQAASSVLSSTKLFYGGGIETPEQAAEMAEFADVVVVGNVIYDDFQSALKTVKAVKP; translated from the coding sequence ATGTATGAAGTTGCCGAGTGGAAACATGTGTTCAAACTCGATCCAGATAAAGAAATAAGCGATGAAAATCTAGAAATATTATGCGAATCAGGAACAGATGCGATCATTGTCGGCGGAAGCGACAATGTGACGATGGATAATGTGTTAAACTTAATGTCCCGAATCAGAAGATATCTTGTTCCATGTGTGCTTGAGGTTTCAGAAATTGAGTCGATCATACCGGGATTTGACTTGTATTTTATCCCGTCCGTTATGAACAGCATGAATACGAAGTGGGTAATGGGACTGCATCACGAGGCTGTGAAAGAATACGGTGAGATCATGAGCTGGGATGAGCTGATTGTTGAAGGCTATTGTATTTTAAATGGTGACTGCAAAGCGGCAAAACTGACAGAGGCGAATACGGAGTTATCAGCAGATGATGTCATGGCGTATGCACGCATGGCAGAAAAAATGTTCCATATGCCAATCTTTTATCTAGAATACAGCGGAACTTACGGAGACGTAAATGTAGTACAGGCTGCAAGCTCTGTCTTATCCTCTACCAAACTATTTTACGGCGGAGGCATTGAAACGCCAGAACAGGCAGCTGAAATGGCTGAATTTGCAGATGTTGTGGTTGTCGGCAATGTTATCTATGATGATTTTCAATCCGCTTTGAAAACAGTAAAAGCAGTAAAACCTTGA